In one Deltaproteobacteria bacterium genomic region, the following are encoded:
- a CDS encoding methyltransferase domain-containing protein → MDRITAGIYERRAAEWIARRDTSADGRRRVARLASRLDPGSLVADLGCGPGWHGALLARRGLEVIGLDLSSAMLRAARRRVRGARLVRADLAHLPFARASLDAAWARNCYMHLPARELPAAFAELHRVLRPGAHVMLSLANLEALAPSSSERRTALLSRRGGEDVLRGRLFVARDPQGWTDLLEGAGFRAISCEPGGNPFWLWFEGRRARSLPDSLAPRLELLVCGSNPSPLAAETGVPFAGPGNRFWPAAIRAGLVASDRDSDDALRRGVGFTDLVKRVTASASAVSPREYARGGERLARLVRTWRPRALLFVGLEGFRSAFDRSARPGVLRGGFAGRPAYLMPSTSGRNASSSLAALSAHLRRARGLTRIRASG, encoded by the coding sequence GTGGACCGGATCACGGCCGGGATCTACGAGCGCCGCGCCGCGGAGTGGATCGCGCGCCGCGACACGTCGGCCGACGGGCGGCGCCGCGTCGCGAGGCTCGCGAGCCGGCTCGACCCCGGCTCGCTCGTCGCGGACCTGGGCTGCGGACCCGGCTGGCACGGCGCGCTTCTCGCTCGGCGCGGTCTCGAAGTGATCGGGCTCGATCTCTCGAGCGCCATGCTCCGCGCGGCGCGAAGACGAGTCCGCGGCGCGCGGCTGGTGCGCGCCGATCTCGCGCACCTGCCCTTCGCACGCGCCTCGCTCGACGCCGCCTGGGCGCGAAACTGCTACATGCACCTGCCCGCGCGGGAGCTGCCCGCGGCCTTCGCGGAGCTGCACCGGGTTCTGCGCCCCGGCGCGCACGTGATGCTCTCGCTTGCGAATCTCGAGGCGCTCGCGCCGAGCTCGAGCGAGCGCCGCACCGCGCTGCTCTCGCGGCGCGGTGGCGAGGACGTCCTGCGCGGGCGGCTCTTCGTCGCGCGCGATCCGCAGGGCTGGACGGACCTGCTCGAGGGCGCCGGCTTCCGCGCGATCTCGTGCGAGCCGGGTGGGAATCCGTTCTGGCTCTGGTTCGAAGGCCGCCGTGCTCGCTCGCTCCCCGACTCGCTCGCGCCGCGACTCGAGCTCCTGGTCTGCGGCTCGAATCCGTCGCCGCTCGCGGCGGAGACCGGCGTGCCGTTCGCGGGACCGGGCAATCGCTTCTGGCCTGCGGCGATTCGCGCGGGCCTGGTCGCAAGCGATCGCGACTCCGACGACGCGCTGCGCCGCGGCGTCGGCTTCACCGACCTCGTGAAGCGCGTCACGGCGAGCGCAAGCGCAGTCTCGCCGCGAGAGTACGCGCGCGGCGGAGAGCGGCTCGCGCGACTGGTGCGGACCTGGCGGCCGCGCGCGCTGCTCTTCGTCGGACTCGAGGGATTTCGGAGCGCGTTCGACCGCTCCGCGCGACCCGGCGTTCTTCGCGGCGGCTTCGCCGGCCGCCCGGCCTACCTCATGCCGTCGACTTCGGGAAGGAACGCTTCGAGCTCGCTCGCCGCCCTCTCCGCGCATCTGCGCCGGGCGCGCGGGTTGACGCGGATCCGCGCATCCGGCTGA
- a CDS encoding HPF/RaiA family ribosome-associated protein codes for MPFHIHFRDTPHSDHLRGECEGWAAALRSEFPETSRVEVTVSHDGDDHEVHVHVTGKHVDVASSGKHRDSVLASARDAFDKLHAQLRKHHDRKIFQHRRDKP; via the coding sequence ATGCCATTCCACATCCACTTTCGAGACACGCCCCACTCGGACCATCTGCGCGGCGAGTGCGAGGGCTGGGCCGCGGCGCTGCGCAGCGAGTTCCCCGAGACGTCGCGGGTCGAGGTCACCGTGTCGCACGACGGCGACGACCACGAGGTGCACGTCCACGTCACCGGAAAGCACGTCGACGTGGCGTCGAGCGGGAAGCACCGGGATTCCGTTCTCGCGTCGGCCCGCGATGCCTTCGACAAGCTCCACGCCCAGCTTCGCAAGCACCACGACCGGAAGATCTTCCAGCACCGCCGCGACAAGCCCTGA
- a CDS encoding SCP2 sterol-binding domain-containing protein: protein MSSERARPPDDIDPADFFRRWAPEAVRTDPERRAKIADLNARIQFELAGDGGGPFWLELSDGAIRGDSGRIETPDLVLSTDLETWRKLNAGELKAPTAVMKGRLRFQGSMYLALKIHFILG from the coding sequence GTGAGCAGCGAGCGCGCGCGTCCGCCCGACGACATCGACCCCGCCGACTTCTTCCGCCGCTGGGCTCCCGAGGCGGTGCGGACCGACCCGGAGCGCCGCGCGAAGATCGCGGACCTGAACGCGCGCATCCAGTTCGAGCTCGCCGGTGACGGCGGCGGCCCCTTCTGGCTCGAGCTCAGCGACGGAGCGATCCGCGGCGATTCGGGAAGGATCGAGACGCCGGATCTCGTGCTCTCCACCGACCTCGAGACCTGGCGCAAGCTGAACGCGGGCGAGCTCAAAGCGCCGACGGCGGTGATGAAGGGAAGGCTCCGCTTCCAGGGCTCGATGTACCTGGCGCTGAAGATCCACTTCATTCTGGGGTAG
- a CDS encoding EAL domain-containing protein, with product MGVTDEIDDSEPQAEEREPTLSALRALAPLGSRLGEIATGLVKQGALGMLLIDATPLLAIEKLHGPRAFRSSIEALAEGVRARVESAIGEEMLLASGALEEEHLLVFMPRLRDDAEFFLHDLPRVSAELRAWASQGLKRVVYPYLNRVPELAVGAGFVLHRPFQRPEAQLRHLIDRTLEDARFEHERSRRERNGMLEKILLEQTVTTVFEPIVALATNAVLGYEALSRGPAGTGLETPMALFGTAELFDREYELDSLCRRRALSNARGIAADQLLFLNILPTCIQDPDFQAAHVCETLAELGLGPRNLVLEISERQAISNFPIFREAIDHFSGLGFRIALDDTGSGFSSLEAALELQPDFLKIDMSLVRSIEDSPEKQEVLRGLQSLSAKMGSQVIAEGIETAQELSVIRTLGIEFGQGFYLGRGGSTPSGASRALAPGRPR from the coding sequence GTGGGTGTGACGGACGAGATCGACGATTCCGAGCCGCAGGCCGAGGAGCGTGAGCCGACGCTCTCCGCGCTCCGCGCGCTCGCGCCGCTCGGTAGCCGTCTCGGAGAGATCGCGACGGGGCTGGTGAAGCAGGGCGCGCTCGGGATGCTCCTGATCGACGCCACGCCGCTCCTCGCGATCGAGAAGCTCCACGGGCCACGCGCGTTCCGCAGCTCGATCGAGGCGCTCGCCGAAGGCGTTCGAGCGCGCGTGGAGAGCGCGATCGGCGAGGAGATGCTTCTCGCTTCGGGCGCACTCGAGGAGGAACACCTTCTGGTGTTCATGCCGCGCCTTCGCGACGACGCCGAGTTCTTCCTGCACGATCTGCCGCGGGTCTCCGCCGAGCTTCGGGCCTGGGCCTCACAAGGGCTAAAGCGCGTCGTCTATCCCTACCTGAACCGCGTGCCCGAGCTCGCGGTCGGCGCGGGCTTCGTGCTGCACCGGCCGTTCCAGCGCCCCGAGGCGCAGCTCCGGCATCTGATCGACCGAACCCTCGAGGACGCGCGCTTCGAGCACGAGCGATCCCGACGCGAGCGCAACGGCATGCTCGAGAAGATCCTGCTCGAGCAGACGGTGACGACGGTATTCGAGCCGATCGTGGCTCTGGCGACGAATGCGGTGCTCGGCTACGAGGCGCTCTCGCGGGGGCCCGCCGGCACGGGGCTCGAGACGCCGATGGCGCTCTTCGGCACCGCCGAGCTCTTCGACCGCGAGTACGAGCTCGACAGCCTGTGCAGACGGCGCGCGCTCTCGAACGCGCGCGGAATCGCGGCGGATCAGCTGCTGTTCCTGAACATCCTGCCCACCTGCATCCAGGACCCCGACTTCCAGGCCGCGCACGTGTGCGAGACGCTCGCCGAGCTCGGGCTCGGTCCGCGCAATCTGGTGCTCGAGATCTCCGAGCGCCAGGCGATCTCGAATTTCCCGATCTTCCGCGAGGCGATCGACCACTTCTCGGGGCTCGGCTTCCGGATCGCGCTCGACGACACCGGCTCCGGCTTCTCCAGCCTGGAGGCCGCGCTCGAGCTGCAGCCCGACTTCCTGAAGATCGACATGTCGCTGGTGCGGAGCATCGAGGACAGCCCCGAGAAGCAGGAGGTGCTGCGCGGACTCCAGTCGCTCTCCGCGAAGATGGGCTCGCAGGTGATCGCCGAGGGCATCGAGACCGCGCAGGAGCTGTCGGTGATCCGCACGCTCGGCATCGAGTTCGGACAGGGCTTCTACCTGGGGCGCGGCGGCTCGACGCCGAGCGGCGCATCCAGGGCCCTGGCCCCGGGCAGGCCGCGATAG
- the moeB gene encoding molybdopterin-synthase adenylyltransferase MoeB, translating to MSRLEPEQLERYKRHLLLDGVGVVGQEKLLASSVLLIGAGGLGSPAALYLAAAGVGRIGIADFDLVDASNLQRQVLYRTRDVGQPKVSVAAERLRELNPDVDVREHRLKLEAANAREILAGYDVVLDGTDTFPSRYLTSDLCVWLGKPLVYGSVMRFEGQVAVFDARRGPCYRCLFAEPPPPDLAPNCAEAGVLGVLPGVIGMLQATEVLKLLLGAGEPLIGRLLVYDALAMEFRRFRIPKDPACAVCGESPTITAPIDYAAFCASRGDGAAEDAIPELAPSALRERLAAGDELLLLDVREPFEAEQARIPGARLIPLGSLEASLAELESWRERPVVIHCKSGGRSRRACQLLRSKGFRNVENLAGGIEAWAVSVDPKLTRG from the coding sequence ATGAGTCGGCTCGAACCCGAGCAGCTGGAGCGCTACAAGCGGCATCTGCTGCTCGATGGCGTCGGCGTCGTCGGACAGGAGAAGCTTCTCGCGTCGAGCGTGTTGCTGATCGGCGCAGGCGGTCTGGGCTCGCCCGCGGCGCTGTACCTGGCGGCCGCCGGGGTCGGCCGGATCGGAATCGCGGACTTCGACCTGGTCGACGCCTCGAACCTGCAGCGCCAGGTCCTGTACCGAACGCGCGACGTGGGCCAGCCGAAGGTCTCCGTCGCCGCCGAGCGGCTGCGCGAGCTCAATCCCGACGTCGACGTGCGGGAGCACCGGCTGAAGCTCGAGGCCGCGAACGCGCGCGAGATCCTCGCGGGGTACGACGTCGTGCTCGATGGCACCGACACGTTTCCGAGCCGGTATCTCACCAGCGACCTCTGTGTCTGGCTCGGAAAGCCCCTGGTCTACGGAAGCGTGATGCGATTCGAGGGTCAGGTGGCGGTCTTCGATGCGCGCCGCGGGCCGTGCTACCGCTGCCTGTTCGCCGAGCCGCCGCCGCCCGACCTCGCGCCCAACTGCGCCGAAGCGGGGGTGCTGGGCGTTCTGCCCGGCGTGATCGGAATGCTGCAGGCGACGGAGGTCCTGAAGCTGCTGCTCGGGGCCGGCGAGCCGCTGATCGGACGGCTGCTCGTCTACGACGCGCTCGCGATGGAGTTCCGCCGCTTCCGAATCCCGAAGGATCCCGCCTGCGCGGTCTGCGGCGAGAGCCCGACGATCACGGCCCCGATCGACTACGCGGCGTTCTGCGCCTCGCGCGGCGACGGGGCGGCCGAGGACGCGATTCCGGAGCTCGCGCCGAGCGCGCTGCGCGAGCGCCTCGCGGCCGGGGACGAGCTTCTGCTCCTCGACGTGCGCGAGCCCTTCGAGGCCGAGCAGGCGCGAATTCCGGGAGCCCGGCTGATTCCGCTGGGGTCGCTCGAAGCGTCGCTCGCCGAGCTCGAGTCGTGGCGAGAACGTCCGGTCGTGATCCATTGCAAGAGCGGGGGGCGAAGCCGGCGCGCCTGTCAGCTGCTGCGCTCGAAGGGCTTCCGGAACGTGGAAAATCTGGCCGGGGGGATCGAGGCCTGGGCGGTCTCGGTCGATCCGAAGCTCACGCGGGGCTGA
- a CDS encoding response regulator yields MDVRAEQRIRALLEDTSLARGEAFFPALVKGLAQALGTRFARISVLNADDSLETVALWDGAGVTRGARQPLAGSAAADAIGAEFCVFRDRAQEVFPDDASLREHGVRGYVGAVVFAADGQVLGELCAMHDGPLPSAADDPSILRASAGRAATELMQMRFSAEPEASEALTRGILKSMTDAMIVVRSDGTVAFHNAAACALFRTDPIWLAGAALAELLPDLEGAASEIGGGNPSSAFDAGAQLELTAHAPGGATVPVAVTICSFDLAGERLHTVVLRDIERRRREEQRLRGYARALKRANADLERSRRKAEQAAAAKTEFLANMSHEIRTPMTAILGFTDILLEDEASTPVERQDALRTIRRNGAYLLEILNDILDFSKIEANRLEIEEVPCAPARIFGDVVDLLRPRASEKRVELVLELDGPIPDRLLSDPVRLRQILLNLVGNAVKFTSAGSVRVIARYDDADRTLEFCVRDTGIGIDDAVLAEIFEPFRQGDSSMTRRFGGTGLGLAITKRIVERLGGAISATSVVGKGSDFCVRVPAHPIDEAGGVPGSQESDTPSTGRMRRALEKLRASGRVLLVEDGPDNQRVIRHVLERAGFEVTTAENGSIGVELALASLDEERPFRVILMDVQMPVLDGYEATRRLRESGYTGPIIALTAHALPSERQRCLDAGCDAFATKPIERVVLLETIALHLAKTADP; encoded by the coding sequence GTGGATGTCAGGGCGGAGCAGCGCATTCGTGCGCTTCTCGAAGATACCTCTCTGGCGCGTGGCGAGGCGTTCTTCCCCGCGCTGGTGAAGGGGCTCGCGCAGGCGCTCGGAACGCGCTTCGCGCGCATCTCCGTGCTGAACGCCGACGACTCGCTCGAGACGGTGGCGCTCTGGGACGGTGCGGGCGTCACGCGCGGTGCCCGGCAGCCGCTCGCCGGAAGCGCCGCGGCCGACGCGATCGGCGCGGAGTTCTGCGTCTTCCGCGACCGCGCCCAGGAAGTCTTTCCCGACGACGCGTCGCTGCGCGAGCACGGCGTTCGCGGCTACGTGGGTGCGGTCGTCTTCGCGGCGGACGGGCAGGTGCTCGGCGAGCTCTGCGCGATGCACGACGGTCCGCTGCCTTCGGCGGCCGACGATCCGTCGATCCTGCGCGCCAGCGCGGGCCGGGCCGCGACCGAGCTGATGCAGATGCGCTTCTCGGCCGAGCCCGAGGCCAGCGAGGCGCTGACCCGCGGGATCCTCAAGTCGATGACGGACGCGATGATCGTCGTCCGCAGCGATGGCACCGTCGCCTTCCACAACGCTGCGGCCTGCGCGCTGTTCCGGACCGACCCGATCTGGCTCGCGGGCGCCGCGCTCGCCGAGCTTCTGCCCGATCTCGAGGGCGCGGCGTCGGAGATCGGGGGCGGGAATCCGAGCTCGGCCTTCGACGCCGGCGCGCAGCTCGAGCTCACCGCCCACGCGCCGGGCGGGGCGACGGTTCCCGTCGCGGTCACGATCTGCTCGTTCGATCTCGCGGGCGAGCGGCTTCACACCGTGGTTCTGCGCGACATCGAGCGCCGGCGGCGCGAGGAGCAGCGCCTGCGCGGCTACGCGCGCGCGCTCAAGCGCGCGAACGCGGATCTCGAGCGCTCGCGGCGCAAGGCCGAGCAGGCGGCGGCGGCCAAGACCGAGTTCCTCGCCAACATGAGCCACGAGATCCGCACGCCGATGACGGCGATCCTCGGCTTCACCGACATCCTGCTCGAGGACGAAGCCTCCACCCCCGTCGAGCGGCAGGACGCGCTCCGGACCATCCGGCGCAACGGCGCCTATCTTCTGGAGATCCTGAACGACATCCTCGACTTCTCGAAGATCGAGGCGAATCGGCTCGAGATCGAGGAGGTGCCGTGCGCCCCCGCGCGGATCTTCGGCGACGTGGTCGACCTGCTCCGCCCGCGCGCGAGCGAGAAGCGCGTCGAGCTCGTCCTGGAGCTCGACGGCCCGATTCCGGATCGGCTGCTCTCCGACCCGGTCCGCCTGCGCCAGATCCTGCTGAACCTGGTCGGCAATGCGGTGAAGTTCACCTCCGCAGGCTCGGTCCGCGTGATCGCCCGCTACGACGACGCGGACCGAACGCTGGAGTTCTGCGTGCGCGACACCGGGATCGGCATCGACGACGCGGTGCTCGCCGAGATCTTCGAGCCGTTCCGCCAGGGCGATAGCTCGATGACGCGTCGTTTCGGCGGCACCGGGCTGGGGCTGGCGATCACCAAGCGCATCGTCGAGCGGCTCGGCGGCGCGATCTCGGCCACGAGCGTGGTCGGCAAGGGCAGCGATTTCTGCGTTCGCGTTCCCGCGCACCCCATCGACGAGGCGGGCGGCGTTCCCGGGAGCCAGGAATCGGACACGCCGAGCACCGGGCGAATGCGACGCGCGCTCGAGAAGCTGCGCGCCAGCGGTCGGGTCCTGCTGGTCGAGGACGGCCCCGACAACCAGCGCGTGATCCGCCACGTGCTCGAGCGCGCCGGGTTCGAGGTGACGACCGCGGAGAACGGCTCGATCGGCGTCGAGCTCGCGCTCGCCTCGCTCGACGAGGAGCGGCCCTTCCGCGTGATCCTGATGGACGTGCAGATGCCGGTGCTCGACGGATACGAGGCGACGCGCCGCCTGCGCGAGAGCGGCTACACCGGGCCGATCATCGCGCTCACCGCTCACGCGCTTCCCTCCGAGCGACAGCGCTGTCTCGACGCGGGCTGCGACGCCTTCGCGACCAAGCCGATCGAGCGCGTGGTGCTACTCGAGACGATCGCGCTGCACCTGGCCAAGACCGCGGACCCGTAG
- a CDS encoding SOS response-associated peptidase, whose protein sequence is MCGRYTLHTEKQALAERFDFDPGDLAALAPRYNVAPTQNVVVVRGGAERRVASLMRWGLVPAWAKTRAGLPQLINARSEGVASKPAFRAPLRRQRCLIPADGFYEWQAPVPPGKRKIPHWIGLASSEVFAMAGLWSVWQPKDGEIGEPLHSCVIVTAAANEAVHAIHERMPVILPRDAESAWLDPSLDGNVEAITALLTPVAGRALRAHPVSTRVNSVRNDDPSLLELATDDPQLGFL, encoded by the coding sequence ATGTGCGGGCGCTACACGCTGCACACCGAGAAGCAGGCGCTGGCGGAGCGCTTCGACTTCGACCCCGGCGACCTCGCGGCGCTGGCGCCGCGCTACAACGTCGCCCCGACACAGAACGTTGTCGTGGTGCGCGGCGGCGCGGAGCGGCGCGTGGCGTCGCTCATGCGCTGGGGTCTGGTGCCGGCGTGGGCGAAGACGCGGGCCGGGCTGCCGCAGCTGATCAACGCGCGCAGCGAGGGTGTCGCGTCGAAGCCCGCGTTCCGCGCGCCGCTGCGCCGGCAGCGCTGCCTGATTCCCGCGGACGGCTTCTACGAGTGGCAGGCGCCCGTGCCGCCCGGGAAGCGCAAGATCCCGCACTGGATCGGGCTCGCGAGCTCCGAGGTGTTCGCGATGGCGGGGCTCTGGTCGGTCTGGCAGCCGAAGGATGGCGAGATCGGCGAGCCGCTGCACTCGTGCGTGATCGTGACCGCCGCGGCGAACGAGGCCGTGCACGCGATCCACGAGCGCATGCCCGTGATCCTGCCGCGCGACGCCGAGTCGGCCTGGCTCGACCCCTCACTCGACGGGAACGTCGAGGCGATCACAGCGCTCCTCACTCCGGTCGCGGGCCGCGCCCTGCGCGCGCACCCGGTCTCGACCCGCGTGAACTCGGTGCGCAACGACGACCCGTCCCTGCTCGAGCTCGCGACCGACGATCCTCAGCTCGGCTTCCTCTAG
- a CDS encoding NAD(P)H-quinone oxidoreductase, producing MKAILIEGEGRAAKLVLADAPRPELRAGELRIAVAASAVNRADLMQRRGLYPPPPGASAVLGLECAGTVVEVASDVRGFAPGDRVMALLSGGGYAAEVCVDAGSAMRVPAGLSLLEAAAIPEVFLTCHLNLFQLAQAPAAGWALVHGGGSGIGTAAIQLLREAGVRSIVTAGSPAKCARCRELGADVALDYSKGEFAPAVLEATGGAGVDVVLDSIGAPYLAQHLACLRVGGRLVLIGLMGGAKAELNLGLLLMKRLTIIGSTLRARPAAEKAEIVRGFLARFGAALERGSLRAVVDRVLPLRDAQAAHDRVESSAHFGKVVLQVDDAAG from the coding sequence GTGAAGGCGATATTGATCGAGGGCGAGGGCAGGGCCGCGAAGCTGGTGCTGGCCGACGCTCCGCGTCCGGAGCTCCGCGCGGGCGAGCTGCGGATCGCGGTCGCTGCGAGCGCCGTGAACCGCGCCGACCTGATGCAGCGCCGCGGGCTCTACCCGCCGCCGCCCGGCGCGTCGGCCGTGCTCGGGCTCGAGTGCGCGGGCACGGTGGTCGAGGTCGCGAGCGACGTCCGCGGCTTCGCGCCCGGGGACCGGGTGATGGCGCTGCTCTCGGGCGGGGGATACGCGGCCGAGGTCTGCGTCGACGCCGGATCCGCGATGCGCGTGCCGGCGGGGCTCTCGCTGCTCGAAGCTGCTGCGATTCCCGAGGTCTTCCTCACCTGTCACTTGAACCTGTTCCAGCTCGCGCAGGCGCCGGCGGCAGGCTGGGCGCTCGTGCACGGCGGCGGCAGCGGCATCGGAACGGCCGCGATCCAGCTGCTCCGCGAGGCGGGCGTGCGCTCGATCGTGACCGCCGGAAGCCCCGCCAAGTGCGCGCGCTGCCGCGAGCTCGGCGCGGACGTCGCGCTCGATTACTCGAAGGGCGAGTTCGCTCCGGCCGTGCTCGAGGCGACGGGGGGCGCGGGCGTCGATGTCGTGCTCGACTCGATCGGCGCCCCGTACCTGGCGCAGCACCTCGCCTGCCTGCGCGTCGGCGGACGGCTGGTGCTGATCGGCCTGATGGGCGGCGCGAAGGCCGAGCTGAATCTCGGCCTGCTGCTCATGAAACGGCTCACGATCATCGGCTCGACGCTGCGCGCGCGCCCGGCCGCGGAGAAGGCCGAGATCGTGCGCGGATTCCTGGCTCGCTTCGGCGCGGCGCTCGAGCGCGGCTCGCTTCGCGCCGTCGTCGACCGCGTCCTGCCGCTTCGCGACGCCCAGGCCGCCCACGATCGGGTCGAATCGAGCGCGCACTTCGGCAAGGTCGTGCTTCAGGTGGACGACGCGGCTGGCTAG
- a CDS encoding protein phosphatase 2C domain-containing protein, with the protein MRAIELLGRHWPELGPLALAELDGGGALAISRGAAPKTYAHKDPNEDAALLVRLPAGVLLAVADGFNGVEAAELAIARTRALAEPLLLASGAAFRERVCELLDDVRTRLPRGSESRSCLVLAALRGASCELASFGDAFAFRAGSPLPLMQQNTILVGSERGPGQIAPARWHTSFERAKRERIALVSDGVINFTPDPSLIPGSLSGFATDLECARELALAALRAGAADNVAVAAFSGDTDA; encoded by the coding sequence ATGCGCGCGATCGAACTTCTCGGACGCCACTGGCCGGAGCTCGGGCCGCTCGCGCTCGCGGAGCTCGACGGTGGCGGGGCGCTGGCGATCTCGCGCGGCGCGGCGCCGAAGACCTACGCGCACAAGGATCCGAACGAGGATGCCGCGCTGCTGGTGCGCCTTCCGGCGGGCGTGCTGCTCGCCGTCGCCGACGGCTTCAACGGCGTCGAGGCGGCCGAGCTCGCGATCGCGCGCACGCGCGCGCTCGCGGAGCCGCTCCTGCTCGCGAGCGGCGCCGCGTTTCGCGAGCGCGTCTGCGAGCTGCTCGACGACGTGCGCACTCGGCTGCCCAGGGGCAGCGAGTCGCGCTCCTGCCTGGTGCTCGCGGCGCTTCGCGGCGCGAGCTGCGAGCTGGCGAGCTTCGGCGACGCGTTCGCGTTTCGCGCCGGCTCGCCGCTCCCGCTGATGCAGCAGAACACGATTCTCGTCGGCAGCGAGCGCGGCCCGGGCCAGATCGCGCCGGCCCGCTGGCACACGAGCTTCGAGCGCGCGAAGCGAGAGCGGATCGCGCTGGTCTCGGACGGCGTGATCAACTTCACGCCCGATCCCTCGCTGATCCCGGGCTCGCTTTCCGGATTCGCGACGGATCTCGAGTGCGCGCGCGAGCTCGCGCTCGCCGCGCTTCGCGCGGGCGCGGCCGACAACGTCGCGGTCGCGGCGTTCTCCGGAGACACCGACGCCTGA
- a CDS encoding response regulator: protein MSVPREPVEKPGVLFVDDEVNILKAITRLFRQEPVRVYTANSSAQALALLETESIQVVVSDQRMPGGPGVKLLALVRERFPEIVRIMLTGHTEIDVAIEAINHGQIYRLMTKPWDDHELRATVRQALDDWSMREEIRRLNQIAQLQNAELQAMNASLEQKVDERTRELQLANLELRKAYLPTVRALSEAVDAKDPYTRGHSERVGVYASRIARELGCGLDFIERIYLAGLLHDIGKIGIPDAIIGKPERLSREEYAQMKRHPEIGARILEPVAFLADVVPCVRHHHEWYDGSSNGYPSQLRAAQIPYPSRIILVADTVEAMTSDRPYRNALPFERVIEEIATFSGTQFDPAVADAFIRIAEREEEAFIETASKFDIEAFVRGTWTAR from the coding sequence ATGTCCGTCCCCCGCGAGCCCGTCGAGAAGCCGGGCGTGCTCTTCGTCGACGACGAGGTCAACATCCTGAAGGCGATCACGCGCCTGTTCCGCCAGGAGCCGGTGCGCGTCTACACGGCGAATTCCTCGGCGCAGGCGCTCGCGCTTCTCGAAACCGAGTCGATCCAGGTCGTGGTCTCCGATCAGCGCATGCCGGGCGGACCCGGCGTGAAGCTGCTCGCGCTGGTGCGCGAACGCTTCCCGGAGATCGTGCGCATCATGCTGACGGGGCACACCGAGATCGACGTCGCGATCGAGGCGATCAACCACGGCCAGATCTACCGCCTGATGACGAAGCCCTGGGACGATCACGAGCTGCGCGCCACGGTGCGCCAGGCCCTCGACGACTGGTCGATGCGCGAGGAGATCCGCCGCCTGAACCAGATCGCGCAGCTCCAGAACGCCGAGCTGCAAGCGATGAACGCCTCGCTCGAGCAGAAGGTCGACGAGCGCACGCGCGAGCTGCAGCTCGCGAACCTCGAGCTGCGCAAGGCATACCTGCCCACCGTGCGCGCGCTCTCGGAGGCGGTCGACGCGAAGGATCCGTACACGCGCGGCCACTCCGAACGCGTCGGCGTCTACGCGTCGCGAATCGCGCGAGAGCTCGGCTGCGGTCTCGACTTCATCGAGCGGATCTACCTGGCCGGCCTGCTGCACGACATCGGCAAGATCGGCATCCCCGACGCGATCATCGGCAAGCCCGAGCGCCTCTCGCGCGAGGAGTACGCGCAGATGAAGCGCCACCCGGAGATCGGCGCGCGGATCCTCGAGCCGGTCGCCTTCCTCGCCGACGTCGTTCCGTGCGTGCGCCACCACCACGAGTGGTACGACGGCTCCTCGAACGGCTACCCGTCGCAGCTCCGCGCCGCGCAGATTCCGTACCCCAGCCGCATCATCCTGGTCGCCGACACCGTCGAGGCGATGACCTCCGATCGCCCGTACCGCAACGCGCTGCCGTTCGAACGCGTGATCGAGGAGATCGCGACCTTCAGCGGCACGCAGTTCGACCCGGCGGTCGCCGACGCCTTCATCCGCATCGCGGAGCGCGAGGAGGAGGCCTTCATCGAGACCGCGTCCAAGTTCGACATCGAGGCCTTCGTGCGCGGCACCTGGACGGCGCGATGA